A genome region from Natranaeroarchaeum sulfidigenes includes the following:
- a CDS encoding archaellin/type IV pilin N-terminal domain-containing protein: MNAATDQRGQVGVETLIVFIAMILVAAIAATMMITTVSSLQSTAETSSQDSQDQVTNQLLILSATGRVDTSTAEPRIDRVQLSVMPAPGASEIDLSGASVEYIGSNGVRNYSYEAAYGDSFEVIATADPDGTAPVLTSRDDRYTIAFDLDAGDRDTTLATGESATLRIVGASGAETTWIVTAPHSLDRADDGDVVEL; the protein is encoded by the coding sequence GTGAACGCAGCCACCGACCAGCGCGGGCAGGTCGGCGTCGAGACCCTGATCGTCTTCATCGCGATGATCCTCGTCGCCGCCATCGCCGCCACGATGATGATCACGACGGTTAGCTCCCTGCAGAGCACCGCCGAAACCAGCAGTCAGGACTCGCAGGATCAGGTGACCAACCAGCTACTGATACTGAGTGCAACCGGCAGGGTCGATACGAGCACGGCCGAGCCACGCATCGACCGGGTCCAACTGAGCGTGATGCCCGCACCGGGGGCGAGTGAGATCGATCTATCGGGGGCCTCGGTCGAGTATATCGGGAGCAACGGCGTCCGGAACTACAGCTACGAGGCCGCCTACGGCGACTCCTTCGAGGTGATCGCAACGGCGGATCCGGACGGAACTGCGCCGGTACTCACGTCCAGAGACGACCGGTACACGATCGCGTTCGATCTGGATGCCGGTGACCGCGATACCACGCTGGCGACGGGCGAGAGCGCGACCCTGCGGATCGTGGGCGCGTCGGGTGCGGAGACGACCTGGATCGTCACCGCGCCCCACTCGCTGGACCGGGCCGACGATGGGGACGTCGTCGAACTCTAG
- the aroA gene encoding 3-phosphoshikimate 1-carboxyvinyltransferase — translation MNVEITPSTVSGRAKAPPSKSYTHRAVLAAGYADGALVHDPLDSADIRATRRAVEAFGGDVTETDGTLDVVGFDGRPEVPDDVIDCGNSGTTTRLVTATAALADGITVLTGDASLRSRPHGPLLDAIGQLGGSARSTRGNGQAPLVIEGPVSGGTVSIPGDVSSQFISALLFAGAVTDEGIDIELETELKSSPYVDITTELMAAYGVDAERTDTGFSVAGGQSYAPAGGEYSVPGDFSSMSYLLAMGAVAGEDAVEVQGAQPSAQGDSAIVGILEDMGAAIDWDQDGGVITVERSDLAGTTVDVGDTPDLLPTIATLGAIADGDTRIENCEHVRYKETDRVSAMAEELGKMGAAVTEEHDVLTIHGGETDLSGATVDGCDDHRIIMSLAVAGLVADGQTTVTGAEHVDVSFPDFFDVLAGLGGGVQQV, via the coding sequence ATGAACGTCGAAATCACGCCCTCGACCGTCAGCGGGCGGGCGAAGGCACCACCGTCGAAGAGCTACACACACCGTGCAGTGCTGGCCGCCGGGTACGCCGACGGCGCGCTGGTCCACGACCCGCTCGATAGCGCCGATATCCGGGCGACCCGTCGTGCCGTCGAGGCGTTCGGTGGTGACGTGACCGAGACCGATGGAACACTCGACGTGGTGGGGTTCGACGGTCGGCCCGAGGTGCCCGACGACGTGATCGACTGCGGAAACAGCGGGACGACGACGCGGCTCGTCACCGCGACCGCGGCACTCGCGGATGGCATCACCGTGCTCACGGGCGACGCGTCCCTTAGATCTCGCCCCCACGGTCCGCTGCTCGACGCGATTGGTCAACTGGGAGGCAGCGCACGCAGCACCCGTGGGAACGGGCAGGCCCCGCTCGTCATCGAGGGGCCAGTTTCGGGCGGGACCGTCTCGATTCCGGGCGACGTCTCCTCGCAGTTCATCTCCGCGCTGCTGTTTGCCGGTGCGGTGACCGACGAGGGGATCGATATCGAGCTCGAAACCGAACTCAAATCCTCGCCCTACGTCGATATTACCACCGAGCTGATGGCGGCGTACGGCGTCGACGCCGAGCGGACTGACACGGGATTCTCCGTCGCTGGGGGGCAGTCCTACGCCCCCGCGGGCGGCGAGTACTCGGTGCCCGGCGACTTCTCGTCGATGTCCTATCTCCTTGCGATGGGCGCAGTGGCTGGCGAGGACGCCGTCGAGGTACAGGGCGCACAGCCGAGCGCGCAGGGTGACAGCGCCATCGTCGGGATTCTTGAGGATATGGGCGCGGCGATCGACTGGGATCAGGACGGGGGCGTCATCACTGTCGAGCGAAGCGATCTTGCCGGGACCACGGTCGATGTCGGCGACACGCCCGATCTCCTGCCGACGATCGCGACCCTGGGTGCGATTGCGGATGGTGATACCCGAATCGAGAACTGCGAGCACGTCCGGTACAAGGAGACCGATCGCGTGAGCGCAATGGCCGAGGAACTCGGAAAGATGGGCGCAGCGGTGACGGAAGAACACGACGTGCTGACGATCCACGGCGGCGAGACCGACCTCTCCGGCGCGACGGTCGACGGCTGTGACGACCACCGGATCATCATGTCGCTTGCCGTGGCAGGACTCGTGGCTGACGGCCAGACGACGGTTACTGGCGCAGAGCACGTCGACGTCTCGTTCCCCGACTTCTTCGACGTGCTGGCGGGGCTCGGTGGTGGCGTACAGCAAGTGTAG
- a CDS encoding RIO1 family regulatory kinase/ATPase domain-containing protein: MDLRGLVRGTVDWSDLEGVGRELADRADEESVRIEFLEADNWLSTPLIVDEQWFVKIITPQNAFVHAVLTGARNIGAFSSGTAGFFERFDGPVEMGRHELDANERMGEIGLNTPEPVGVFEYEQFGVVVLEYLDDFRTLGDLSPMEKLSYTDELFEALARMHDHGLAHGDLRAENVLVVDGELYFIDATSVREDGMDGARAYDLACALAVLAPAIDAEAAVEHALSHNSVEDLLAAREFLDFVKLRPDHDFDAMQVKGEIEKAADAPRTTTGQ, encoded by the coding sequence ATGGATCTGCGTGGTCTCGTCCGGGGAACGGTCGACTGGTCTGATCTGGAGGGTGTCGGCCGTGAACTCGCCGATCGCGCCGACGAGGAGTCGGTGCGTATCGAGTTTCTGGAGGCGGATAACTGGCTGTCGACGCCGCTGATCGTCGACGAGCAGTGGTTCGTGAAGATCATCACGCCACAGAACGCGTTCGTCCACGCCGTGCTGACCGGCGCGCGCAACATCGGCGCGTTCTCCAGCGGGACGGCGGGCTTTTTCGAGCGATTTGACGGCCCCGTCGAGATGGGTCGTCACGAACTCGACGCCAACGAGCGGATGGGAGAGATCGGACTCAACACGCCCGAGCCGGTTGGTGTCTTCGAGTACGAGCAGTTCGGCGTTGTCGTGCTGGAGTATCTCGATGACTTCCGAACGCTCGGTGATCTCTCGCCCATGGAGAAGCTTTCCTACACCGACGAGCTGTTCGAGGCCCTCGCCCGGATGCACGACCACGGGTTGGCACACGGCGACCTACGAGCCGAGAACGTGCTCGTCGTCGACGGCGAACTCTACTTCATCGACGCGACCAGCGTGCGCGAGGACGGGATGGACGGCGCACGTGCCTACGATCTGGCCTGCGCGCTGGCAGTCCTCGCGCCAGCTATCGACGCCGAGGCCGCAGTCGAGCACGCGCTTTCGCACAACTCCGTCGAGGACCTGCTTGCCGCCCGGGAGTTCCTCGATTTCGTCAAACTGCGCCCCGATCACGACTTCGACGCCATGCAGGTAAAAGGCGAGATCGAGAAAGCGGCTGACGCACCGAGAACCACGACCGGGCAGTAA
- a CDS encoding M24 family metallopeptidase: protein MEPDLSELADTIDDRGADGYLFDGHDDSDQTYVCGFDAPDPYIALYDGAGAHLLVSGLEYGRAVSESRAESVARLADFDYQERAAEDGPRAARLATIAAFLADHDVESVLVPERFPTGTADGLRDHGIDVSVESEGVITEIRSVKTDEEIEHVRAAQRSNEAAMARAEELIRGATIEDGDLVHDGDVLTGERVKEAIEIELLRQGCALDETIVACGADGADPHDRGSGPLETDEAIVIDIFPRDKESGYHADMTRTFVRGTASDELRARYEITHEAHQAALDAVEAGATGADVHDAVCDVYEDAGYATLRDDPSTETGFIHGTGHGIGLDVHELPRLNPTGGELQAGQIITIEPGLYDPDVGGIRIEDLVVVTEDGHENLTDYPKELEL from the coding sequence ATGGAACCCGATCTCTCAGAACTCGCAGACACCATCGACGACCGCGGCGCTGACGGCTACCTCTTCGATGGCCACGATGACTCCGACCAGACGTACGTCTGTGGCTTCGACGCACCGGATCCCTACATTGCCCTGTACGATGGGGCCGGTGCACACCTGCTCGTCTCGGGGCTGGAGTACGGCCGTGCCGTCTCCGAGAGCCGCGCGGAGTCGGTTGCCCGCCTCGCCGACTTCGACTATCAGGAGCGCGCTGCCGAGGATGGCCCACGAGCGGCCCGGCTGGCGACGATTGCCGCCTTCCTCGCCGATCACGACGTCGAGTCGGTGCTCGTCCCCGAGCGGTTCCCGACCGGGACCGCCGACGGTCTGCGCGACCACGGCATCGACGTCTCCGTCGAGTCCGAGGGCGTAATTACCGAGATTCGCTCGGTCAAGACCGACGAGGAGATCGAACACGTCCGGGCGGCCCAGCGCTCCAACGAGGCCGCGATGGCCCGCGCCGAGGAGCTGATCCGCGGCGCGACGATAGAGGACGGCGATCTGGTCCACGACGGTGACGTGCTGACGGGCGAGCGCGTCAAGGAGGCGATCGAGATCGAGCTACTGCGGCAGGGCTGTGCCCTCGACGAGACTATCGTCGCCTGCGGCGCTGACGGCGCAGATCCCCACGACCGCGGGAGCGGGCCGCTCGAAACGGACGAAGCGATCGTGATCGACATCTTCCCGCGAGACAAGGAGAGCGGCTATCACGCCGACATGACCCGCACGTTCGTTCGTGGGACTGCAAGCGACGAACTCCGCGCACGCTACGAGATCACGCACGAAGCCCATCAGGCCGCGCTCGACGCCGTCGAAGCCGGGGCGACTGGCGCGGATGTCCACGATGCGGTCTGTGACGTCTACGAGGACGCGGGCTACGCGACGCTCAGGGACGATCCATCCACGGAGACGGGCTTCATCCACGGGACCGGCCACGGGATCGGACTGGACGTCCACGAGCTCCCACGGCTGAACCCGACGGGCGGCGAGCTACAGGCTGGCCAGATCATCACCATCGAACCCGGTCTCTACGATCCCGACGTCGGCGGGATCCGCATCGAGGATCTCGTCGTCGTCACCGAGGACGGCCACGAGAACCTTACCGACTACCCCAAAGAGCTAGAACTCTAG
- a CDS encoding AAA family ATPase — MSTSKLFLAPCASSRPQDHFQRTVRDGVPDEFYQQYTRSDFGESIGIWGLVPNLKSTWEKLSVGDFVVFYWGNKQYKYVAEVAGTEHNPQLAKELWPAYADGSAGGDDQADPWEYIVYLTEPREVDIDSEELQGELLDEDKQFTMRFRPANDRGHQRIREEFGSIEEYIESRTVTTFDTFGNNDSTGKSDTDDKASGDSPPDHPIFNHLSSAVEPAIFRVAAPPDLWLSVVEYRGFPIDETYARLGDVERGDVLLFHSSGTPMDGQLSPSKDALFGVAVVGDRGTKESPWTWKEQGSDSATHPSSFLSFDRLFLSGDPSAIDCTTPLKERSVNAREREITALLKASLSKESIKKSLNESDGNLFDRGYVVEMDATDESSNGQKLLSQLVPALTEYPPIAYCREFEEQIPASVFDGLHFPSQSSQDTKSASGLAMDITAALKSGKHIVFTGPPGTGKTEVASRVSTYLSENHPNLFTGDGLTTATADWSTFDTIGGYMPGAGNGASDDLEFSPGIILNRFKNRKSGQQQNEPIIIDELNRADIDKAFGQLFTLLSGQSVTLPYTKNSQEIELIPARERIGSTELHQYVVPQSWRIFATMNTYDKTSLYEMSYAFMRRFTFIRIPAPDLPTGTSRDDEEKLEQIVFDYANTWDLHPERKEAIGVGRVWRETNHAVENRAIGPAIIKDILSYICHHPQENIEYRLTQSVISYIFPQLEGVPKRKKIVRNIAKISEIDEEALEEASVDMLQISL, encoded by the coding sequence ATGTCTACCAGCAAACTATTTCTCGCACCTTGTGCGAGTTCTCGTCCTCAGGACCATTTCCAACGGACAGTACGAGACGGTGTTCCAGACGAATTTTATCAGCAGTATACTCGGAGTGACTTTGGCGAATCCATCGGAATCTGGGGATTGGTTCCGAATCTAAAAAGCACCTGGGAGAAGCTCTCTGTTGGTGATTTCGTTGTATTTTATTGGGGGAACAAGCAATACAAATATGTGGCAGAGGTTGCGGGAACGGAGCACAACCCGCAACTGGCCAAGGAACTCTGGCCCGCATACGCCGATGGATCAGCAGGTGGGGACGATCAAGCTGATCCGTGGGAGTATATCGTGTATCTCACAGAACCTCGTGAAGTTGACATCGATAGCGAAGAACTGCAAGGTGAGCTGCTTGATGAGGACAAACAGTTTACGATGCGTTTTCGTCCTGCCAACGATCGAGGCCACCAGAGGATTCGTGAAGAGTTTGGAAGTATTGAGGAATATATTGAATCTCGAACGGTGACGACATTCGATACGTTTGGCAATAATGACTCCACCGGTAAATCAGATACCGATGACAAGGCATCTGGTGATTCACCACCGGATCATCCGATCTTTAACCATCTCTCCTCAGCAGTCGAACCAGCAATCTTCAGAGTGGCAGCACCACCGGATCTCTGGCTGTCGGTGGTCGAATACCGAGGTTTCCCGATCGACGAGACGTATGCCCGACTTGGGGATGTCGAACGGGGAGATGTCCTCCTGTTCCACTCCTCGGGAACGCCGATGGATGGTCAGCTTTCCCCCTCGAAGGATGCACTTTTCGGAGTAGCCGTGGTCGGTGATCGCGGTACAAAAGAATCCCCGTGGACTTGGAAGGAGCAAGGTTCGGACTCTGCAACACATCCATCGTCTTTCTTGTCTTTTGATCGACTATTTCTGTCGGGAGACCCCTCTGCAATCGATTGCACGACTCCTCTCAAAGAGCGGTCAGTAAATGCGAGGGAGCGCGAAATAACTGCACTACTCAAAGCGAGCCTTTCTAAAGAATCTATTAAAAAATCCCTCAATGAGAGTGATGGAAATCTGTTTGATCGCGGATATGTCGTTGAAATGGACGCAACAGATGAGTCCAGCAACGGGCAAAAATTACTCTCTCAGTTAGTGCCTGCCCTAACGGAGTACCCACCAATCGCATATTGTCGAGAGTTTGAGGAGCAAATACCTGCTTCCGTGTTTGATGGGCTGCATTTCCCCAGCCAGAGTTCTCAAGATACCAAATCTGCCTCCGGATTGGCGATGGATATCACTGCTGCACTGAAATCTGGAAAACATATCGTGTTCACTGGCCCCCCCGGAACAGGGAAAACCGAGGTTGCTAGTCGAGTGTCTACATATTTAAGCGAAAACCACCCTAATTTGTTCACTGGTGACGGGTTGACCACCGCTACAGCAGATTGGTCGACATTCGACACGATCGGAGGATATATGCCAGGAGCAGGGAACGGCGCATCGGACGATCTAGAGTTTTCACCGGGGATAATTCTCAACAGGTTCAAGAACCGAAAGAGCGGCCAACAGCAAAACGAGCCCATCATTATTGATGAGCTCAACCGGGCAGACATCGACAAGGCGTTTGGGCAGTTATTTACCTTGCTCTCTGGCCAGTCGGTGACACTCCCGTATACGAAAAATAGTCAGGAAATAGAATTAATTCCTGCGCGGGAAAGAATCGGCTCGACAGAGCTACATCAATACGTTGTCCCCCAGTCGTGGCGTATATTTGCGACAATGAATACATACGACAAAACATCGCTCTACGAGATGAGTTATGCATTTATGCGTCGGTTTACTTTTATTCGGATTCCAGCACCAGACTTACCGACAGGTACTTCTCGAGATGATGAAGAAAAGCTAGAACAGATCGTCTTCGATTATGCCAATACTTGGGACTTACATCCTGAGCGCAAAGAAGCGATAGGAGTCGGCCGGGTTTGGAGAGAGACAAACCATGCCGTAGAGAACCGAGCCATCGGCCCTGCAATAATTAAGGATATTTTGAGCTATATATGTCACCATCCGCAAGAAAATATCGAATATCGTCTCACGCAATCAGTAATAAGCTACATTTTTCCTCAATTAGAAGGAGTACCGAAACGAAAGAAAATTGTCCGAAATATTGCAAAGATATCCGAAATAGATGAGGAAGCTCTCGAAGAGGCTTCTGTAGATATGCTACAAATCTCACTATAG
- a CDS encoding acyl-CoA dehydrogenase family protein: protein MDFRIPDEHRMMREAVRDVCEAEIEPIAQEIEDEHRFPTEVFDELAALDVMGVPVSEEYGGLGGDQLMYALIVEELGRVSGAVGLSYAAHVSLASKPIEAFGTDEQKERWLRPLAEGEHMGGWALTEPSSGSDASDMETTAETDTAEQGSASSAPEATQNGDEWVLNGTKQFITNANVAGSILVKAVTEPDAGYDGISTFIVDPENDEGFEVTAVWDKMGLNASPTCEIQLDDVRLPADRLLGEPGEGWEQTKATLDGGRISIAALSVGLAQGAYEAAKSYAKEREQFGQPISKFDAIRNKLVAMDRNIERSRLLTHKAAWMYDQGEDVTKASSLAKLDASETAREVAEEAVQTLGGYGYTSDFAPQRFYRDAKLMEIGEGTSEIQELVIGRELGL, encoded by the coding sequence ATGGACTTTCGGATCCCCGACGAACACCGGATGATGCGCGAGGCCGTCCGGGACGTTTGCGAGGCCGAGATCGAGCCGATCGCCCAGGAGATCGAGGACGAGCATCGGTTTCCCACGGAGGTCTTCGACGAACTGGCCGCGCTCGACGTCATGGGGGTCCCGGTGAGCGAGGAGTACGGCGGGCTCGGTGGGGATCAGCTCATGTACGCGCTGATCGTCGAGGAACTGGGTCGGGTGTCGGGTGCAGTGGGCCTCTCCTATGCGGCCCACGTCAGCCTCGCCTCGAAGCCTATCGAGGCGTTCGGAACGGACGAGCAGAAAGAACGGTGGCTCCGCCCGCTGGCTGAAGGCGAGCATATGGGTGGATGGGCGCTCACCGAACCGTCGAGCGGAAGCGACGCGAGCGATATGGAGACGACCGCCGAGACGGACACCGCCGAGCAAGGCTCGGCGAGCTCTGCGCCGGAAGCGACGCAGAACGGCGACGAATGGGTGTTAAACGGCACCAAGCAGTTCATCACGAACGCCAACGTCGCCGGATCGATCCTGGTCAAAGCGGTCACCGAGCCAGACGCCGGCTACGACGGCATCTCGACGTTCATCGTCGATCCCGAGAACGACGAAGGGTTCGAGGTAACGGCGGTCTGGGACAAGATGGGGCTGAACGCCTCGCCGACCTGCGAGATTCAGCTCGACGACGTGCGCCTGCCGGCTGATCGCTTGCTCGGCGAGCCGGGCGAGGGCTGGGAGCAAACGAAAGCCACGCTCGACGGTGGGCGCATCTCCATCGCGGCGCTCTCGGTCGGGCTGGCACAGGGAGCGTACGAGGCCGCGAAATCGTACGCGAAAGAGCGCGAGCAGTTCGGCCAGCCCATCTCGAAGTTCGACGCGATCCGGAACAAGCTCGTTGCGATGGACCGGAATATCGAGCGGTCGCGACTCCTGACCCACAAAGCGGCCTGGATGTACGACCAGGGCGAAGACGTGACGAAGGCGAGTTCGCTGGCGAAACTCGACGCCAGCGAGACGGCCCGCGAGGTCGCCGAGGAGGCCGTCCAGACCCTCGGCGGCTACGGCTACACCAGCGATTTCGCGCCCCAGCGGTTCTATCGCGACGCCAAACTGATGGAGATCGGCGAGGGGACGAGCGAGATACAGGAACTGGTGATCGGTCGGGAGCTTGGACTGTAG